A single region of the Streptomyces caelestis genome encodes:
- a CDS encoding winged helix-turn-helix domain-containing protein has protein sequence MGWWQVNADTLAGSRFVLSPLAETFASLRLLHTAVAAHPGERHWLDTHLPAYRRRLADDPVTALLVRCGLGPEWIADFLTPTPRAGETFADEVARVREASPEAARAHLTLSLRGPLPPRLDRDDLPERAAGLLAYVWKETVRPYWPRRRRVLEADVATRTAQVGRGGWAAALNSLRPGTRWLGENRLQVNAHEYPPREISGAELVFVPVTPQRVGWVSWEGTDRYALVYPCAGVLADTGGRPVPASLAALLGTARARILVLLDSPLSTSQLVAVTGQGLGSVGRHLRVLLDAGLVERGRAGRSVLYARTAAGQVLVEAGTGPTSAGASIRS, from the coding sequence CCCGCTCGCCGAGACGTTCGCGAGTCTGCGGCTGCTGCACACCGCCGTGGCCGCGCACCCCGGCGAACGGCACTGGCTCGACACCCACCTGCCCGCCTACCGGCGGCGGCTCGCGGACGATCCGGTCACCGCGCTGCTCGTCCGCTGCGGGCTCGGGCCGGAGTGGATCGCCGACTTCCTCACCCCCACCCCGCGTGCCGGGGAGACCTTCGCGGACGAGGTCGCACGGGTCCGGGAGGCCTCCCCCGAAGCCGCCCGGGCCCATCTCACCCTCTCCCTGCGCGGTCCGCTCCCGCCCCGCCTGGACCGCGACGACCTGCCCGAGCGCGCCGCCGGCCTCCTGGCGTACGTCTGGAAGGAGACCGTACGTCCGTACTGGCCGCGCCGCCGACGCGTGCTCGAAGCCGATGTCGCCACCCGCACCGCGCAGGTGGGCCGGGGCGGCTGGGCGGCCGCGCTGAACTCGCTGCGGCCGGGCACGCGGTGGCTGGGCGAGAACCGGTTGCAGGTGAACGCGCACGAATACCCGCCGCGGGAGATCTCCGGCGCGGAGCTGGTGTTCGTGCCGGTCACCCCGCAGCGCGTCGGCTGGGTGTCCTGGGAGGGCACCGACCGGTACGCGCTCGTCTACCCGTGCGCGGGCGTCCTGGCGGACACCGGGGGCAGGCCGGTACCGGCGAGCCTCGCCGCCCTGCTCGGCACCGCCCGGGCCCGAATCCTCGTCCTGCTGGACAGCCCTCTGAGCACGAGCCAGCTGGTCGCCGTGACCGGGCAGGGCCTCGGCTCGGTCGGACGGCATCTGCGGGTCCTGCTCGACGCGGGCCTGGTGGAGCGGGGCCGGGCGGGCCGGTCGGTGCTGTACGCGCGGACGGCGGCGGGGCAGGTGCTGGTGGAGGCCGGAACCGGCCCGACATCCGCCGGAGCTAGCATCCGCTCATGA
- a CDS encoding glutathione peroxidase — protein MTTNNGSSPLDVEIGALQGGSADLSQYAGKAVLVVNVASKCGLTPQYNGLEKLHERYAERGFTVLGVPCNQFLGQEPGSAEEIAEFCSATYGVTFPMTEKVEVNGENRHPLYDRLTGFADAEGHSGDIRWNFEKFLIGRDGRVVARFSPQTEPESTEVVAAVEGQLAA, from the coding sequence ATGACGACTAACAACGGTTCCTCTCCCCTCGACGTCGAGATCGGTGCCCTCCAGGGCGGTTCCGCCGACCTGTCCCAGTACGCGGGCAAGGCGGTGCTCGTGGTGAACGTGGCCTCCAAGTGCGGCCTCACCCCGCAGTACAACGGACTCGAGAAGCTCCACGAGCGCTACGCCGAGCGCGGCTTCACCGTCCTCGGCGTGCCCTGCAACCAGTTCCTCGGGCAGGAGCCCGGCAGCGCCGAGGAGATCGCCGAGTTCTGCTCCGCGACCTACGGCGTGACCTTCCCGATGACCGAGAAGGTCGAGGTCAACGGCGAGAACCGGCACCCGCTGTACGACCGCCTGACCGGCTTCGCCGACGCCGAGGGGCACAGCGGGGACATCCGCTGGAACTTCGAGAAGTTCCTCATCGGCCGGGACGGCCGGGTCGTCGCCCGCTTCTCCCCGCAGACCGAGCCGGAGTCGACGGAGGTCGTGGCGGCGGTAGAGGGTCAGCTGGCCGCTTGA
- a CDS encoding MerR family transcriptional regulator produces MDDDLLTIGTFAARARLSAKALRLYDRLGLLSPAHVDEATGYRYYRAGQVERARLVAMLRQLDMPLARIAEVVAADGPKAADRLAAYWADVEARVAGQRTLVEYLRGRLSGRSSEMYGKFVVETVDVPEQVVISETRHVLAGELPAWIGASLGRLESAARECGGVTAAPFVVYHSEVSMESDGPAESCVPVADEAAARAWVDKHGRTAGMKVRVEPVRRMACTRITKAQVAHPQIMAAFEAVEEWIAREGLEQAGPCREVYFADWDAAGAEDPVCDVAFPVS; encoded by the coding sequence ATGGACGACGACCTGCTCACCATCGGGACGTTCGCCGCCCGGGCCCGGCTGTCGGCCAAGGCCCTGCGGCTGTACGACCGGCTGGGGCTGCTGTCCCCGGCGCACGTCGACGAGGCCACCGGCTACCGCTACTACCGCGCCGGCCAGGTCGAACGGGCCCGGCTCGTGGCCATGCTGCGGCAGCTGGACATGCCGCTCGCGCGGATCGCCGAGGTGGTCGCCGCGGACGGTCCGAAGGCCGCCGACCGGCTCGCCGCCTACTGGGCGGACGTCGAGGCTCGCGTGGCCGGGCAGCGCACGCTCGTCGAGTACCTCCGTGGACGACTGTCGGGGAGGAGCTCCGAGATGTACGGAAAGTTCGTGGTCGAGACGGTGGACGTGCCCGAGCAGGTGGTGATCAGCGAGACACGGCATGTGCTGGCGGGCGAGTTGCCCGCGTGGATCGGGGCGTCGCTGGGCCGGCTGGAGTCGGCGGCGCGGGAGTGCGGCGGTGTCACGGCGGCGCCGTTCGTCGTCTACCACTCCGAGGTGTCGATGGAGAGCGACGGGCCGGCCGAGTCCTGCGTGCCCGTGGCCGACGAGGCGGCGGCCCGGGCGTGGGTCGACAAGCACGGCCGGACAGCGGGGATGAAGGTACGGGTGGAACCCGTCCGGCGGATGGCCTGCACCCGGATCACCAAGGCCCAGGTGGCCCATCCGCAGATCATGGCGGCCTTCGAGGCGGTGGAGGAGTGGATCGCCCGGGAGGGCCTGGAGCAGGCGGGCCCGTGCCGGGAGGTGTACTTCGCGGACTGGGACGCGGCGGGGGCCGAGGATCCGGTGTGTGACGTGGCGTTCCCGGTGAGCTGA
- a CDS encoding DUF397 domain-containing protein, which translates to MAIRLGATETWTTSSYTNNNGACVMVRSTVEEALELGDTKVPEGPKLAFPADAWSAFVASVKA; encoded by the coding sequence ATGGCAATTCGTCTGGGCGCCACGGAAACGTGGACGACGTCCTCCTACACCAACAACAACGGCGCCTGTGTGATGGTCAGGTCGACCGTCGAAGAGGCCCTGGAACTCGGGGACACCAAGGTCCCCGAGGGCCCCAAGCTGGCGTTTCCCGCCGACGCGTGGAGCGCTTTCGTGGCCTCGGTCAAGGCCTGA
- a CDS encoding helix-turn-helix domain-containing protein encodes MASNVNPTVRRRRLGQELRRLRELKGMTAEEVAERLLVSQSKISRLENGRRSISQRDVRDLCGVYEVEDQRIVDSLMQMAKDSRQQGWWHAFGDIPYSVYIGLETDAESLRVYEPQIITGLLQTRAYAEAIIRGGSPESSEADNDKRVEVRLRRQGRITAETDPLRLWVVLDEASLHRVVGSRQVMREQLEHLIEMSQLPHITVQVLPFEVGAHAGINGQYSILEFADAADSSVVYIEGVTSDLYLEKPLDVQKYTVMYEHLRAQSLNVDQSRQLIERLAKDYAR; translated from the coding sequence GTGGCGTCCAATGTCAATCCCACCGTCAGGCGGCGCCGGCTGGGCCAGGAGCTGCGCCGGCTCCGTGAGCTCAAGGGCATGACGGCCGAAGAGGTCGCCGAGCGGCTGCTGGTGTCGCAGTCGAAGATCAGCCGGCTGGAGAACGGGCGGCGCAGCATCAGCCAGCGCGACGTCCGCGACCTGTGCGGGGTCTACGAGGTCGAGGACCAGCGGATCGTCGACTCGCTGATGCAGATGGCCAAGGACTCCCGGCAACAGGGCTGGTGGCACGCCTTCGGGGACATCCCGTACAGCGTCTACATCGGCCTGGAGACGGACGCCGAGTCGCTCAGGGTCTACGAACCCCAGATCATCACCGGTCTGTTGCAGACGCGTGCGTACGCCGAGGCCATCATCCGGGGCGGCTCGCCCGAGTCCTCGGAGGCGGACAACGACAAGCGCGTCGAGGTCCGGCTGCGCCGGCAGGGCCGTATCACCGCCGAGACGGACCCGCTGCGGCTGTGGGTGGTCCTGGACGAGGCGTCCCTGCACCGGGTCGTCGGGAGCCGGCAGGTGATGCGCGAGCAGCTGGAGCACCTCATCGAGATGTCGCAGCTGCCCCACATCACCGTGCAGGTGCTGCCGTTCGAGGTCGGCGCGCACGCCGGCATCAACGGCCAGTACTCGATCCTGGAGTTCGCCGACGCGGCCGACTCCAGCGTGGTGTACATCGAGGGCGTGACCAGCGACCTGTACCTGGAGAAGCCGCTCGACGTGCAGAAGTACACGGTGATGTACGAGCACCTGCGTGCGCAGTCGCTGAACGTGGACCAGTCGCGGCAGCTCATCGAGCGCCTGGCGAAGGACTACGCACGCTGA
- a CDS encoding GOLPH3/VPS74 family protein: MGRSRRTLPEELLLLALDPTTGTTAQPQSLDLGLAGAQLVELALAGRIAPDGDRIAVVVPRPTGDPTLDCALELLRRRGAPVRAVHWIGGPRLGLRQTYLSHLERCGMVHAVAGQMCGVLPTTRYQATDNDISREIRARLDSAIRTGVPPDPRTAALAALAHAVGLGKHLYPGNEGRSSRSRLRDLIRHDPMGGLVAHAVMDVQNGVAAQPRRSPAPSGRQAAGGARPAPEPARGVPMQPRHGTMARAVAH, translated from the coding sequence ATGGGCAGGAGCCGCAGAACACTTCCGGAAGAGCTTCTGCTGCTGGCACTGGACCCGACCACGGGTACCACTGCGCAGCCGCAGTCGCTCGACCTCGGTCTGGCCGGTGCACAGCTAGTGGAGCTGGCACTGGCCGGACGGATAGCCCCAGACGGGGATCGTATCGCCGTGGTTGTACCACGGCCGACTGGAGATCCGACTCTGGACTGCGCGTTGGAGTTGCTGCGAAGGCGCGGCGCTCCCGTACGGGCGGTTCACTGGATCGGCGGGCCACGATTGGGGCTCCGCCAGACGTACCTCAGCCATCTGGAGCGGTGCGGCATGGTGCATGCCGTGGCGGGACAGATGTGCGGAGTGCTGCCGACGACTCGCTACCAGGCGACGGACAACGACATCAGCCGGGAGATCAGGGCCCGGCTGGATTCGGCGATCCGCACCGGCGTACCGCCGGACCCGCGGACCGCCGCGCTCGCCGCCCTGGCACACGCGGTCGGCCTCGGCAAGCACCTGTATCCGGGCAACGAGGGGCGTTCCTCTCGGTCCCGGCTGCGGGACCTGATCAGGCACGACCCCATGGGCGGTCTCGTCGCGCACGCGGTGATGGACGTCCAGAACGGCGTCGCGGCCCAGCCGCGCCGCAGCCCGGCCCCGTCCGGCCGCCAGGCCGCCGGCGGAGCCAGGCCCGCACCGGAACCCGCCCGTGGTGTTCCGATGCAACCGCGCCACGGGACCATGGCGCGCGCCGTGGCCCACTGA
- a CDS encoding D-alanyl-D-alanine carboxypeptidase, which produces MAGESPDRSKQRESSAEPTSGSASPVPEARSEASPKRDPRLAVARDPERSAKRGGADTATRVLSARTAEKRGEAADPEREIDTERGVLDAGADRDTDEPDSATDAERAADTEQDEDQPGATGTATQAEQDADEPDSATDAERAADTEQDEDQPGATGTATQAEQDDSDASTEAAAADAEQRAGAPGAEGTPTQAERDDSDAGRESAAADAGQGESDAGVEGAAADAPQRGAEEPVKGSGESSGSRERGDGAAAGDGRLRDAVAAWVASADQDEEPAAAEGRSEGSENADKGSEGGQEAAERAEEATGAATDGQKPEKAAEPDADARDAREADGTDEAAEAGADAQGGQEEAGEAEADRSATGGGAGDAAAASEAASAGTTADVDTDDTPEKPETAKAKSDDADADTDTETDTGKGDGEPPVDQPTAVFKAVRPPVDQPTTMLKLGGATKDAKDSKDTKDAPEKEAERTSKFVALKPLDDPSVRKPAPAPADATAPVPTVGPERTTQQPLPPRPPLDLLAELTNTPPPPDTPLRTAVRRVKIWTPLVLLLVVVFGVVQSVRPLPAPTLELTAEDSYTFEGGKVDIPWPAKGQAALDVQGIGTFGSSGEQKSVPIASVAKVMTAYVILRDHPLKSGEDGPKIEIDQAAEDQSDAGQESTVDVTKGDKISEREALESILIASANNVARLLARWDAGSEKAFVGKMNDAAKDLGMKNTTYTDPSGLNNTTVSTAVDQVKLAKAAMEQPAFREVATMMSYVDYKGTKHDNWNRLVGYNDVTGIKTGTTTSALGNLVFSARKDVNGEVRRIVGAVVRQPAGGPDNTILGAALHEGDKLIKAAQGALESATILKKGTVVGYADDGLGGRTPVAVTEDVTAVGWAGLSVKLTFAADELPHTAKAGKKVGTLTVGDGSTNAVKVPVALQKDLVEPGFADKLTRIG; this is translated from the coding sequence GTGGCGGGCGAGTCCCCCGACAGGTCGAAGCAGCGCGAGTCGTCGGCAGAACCGACGTCGGGGAGCGCGAGTCCGGTTCCCGAGGCCAGGAGCGAGGCCTCACCCAAGCGTGACCCGCGCCTCGCGGTGGCCCGGGACCCGGAGAGGTCCGCCAAGCGCGGCGGCGCCGACACGGCGACCCGCGTGCTCTCCGCCCGGACTGCGGAGAAGCGGGGCGAGGCGGCTGACCCCGAGCGGGAGATCGACACCGAGCGGGGCGTGCTCGACGCGGGCGCCGACCGGGACACGGACGAGCCGGACTCGGCGACTGACGCCGAGCGAGCAGCTGACACCGAGCAGGACGAGGACCAGCCGGGCGCCACGGGCACGGCGACTCAGGCCGAGCAGGACGCGGACGAGCCGGACTCGGCGACTGACGCCGAGCGAGCAGCTGACACCGAGCAGGACGAGGACCAGCCGGGCGCCACGGGCACGGCGACTCAGGCCGAGCAGGATGACAGCGACGCGAGCACCGAGGCTGCGGCGGCCGACGCCGAGCAGCGCGCCGGTGCCCCGGGCGCCGAGGGCACGCCGACTCAGGCCGAGCGGGACGACAGCGACGCGGGCCGCGAGAGTGCGGCGGCCGACGCCGGGCAGGGCGAGAGTGACGCCGGTGTCGAGGGCGCGGCGGCCGACGCGCCTCAGCGGGGTGCGGAGGAGCCCGTGAAGGGCTCCGGCGAGTCCTCCGGCTCCCGCGAGCGCGGGGACGGCGCTGCCGCCGGTGACGGGCGGCTGCGGGATGCCGTGGCCGCGTGGGTCGCGTCGGCCGACCAGGACGAGGAGCCCGCGGCAGCCGAGGGCCGGAGCGAGGGGTCCGAGAACGCCGACAAGGGCTCTGAGGGCGGCCAGGAGGCGGCTGAGAGGGCGGAAGAGGCCACGGGGGCCGCCACGGACGGCCAGAAGCCTGAGAAGGCTGCTGAGCCCGACGCAGACGCCCGGGACGCCCGAGAGGCCGACGGCACGGACGAGGCCGCGGAGGCCGGTGCCGATGCCCAGGGCGGGCAGGAGGAGGCCGGCGAGGCGGAGGCGGACCGTTCCGCCACCGGCGGCGGCGCGGGAGATGCCGCTGCTGCTTCCGAGGCTGCCTCGGCAGGCACCACCGCCGACGTCGACACCGACGACACCCCGGAGAAGCCCGAGACGGCCAAGGCCAAGTCGGACGACGCCGACGCCGACACCGACACCGAAACGGACACCGGCAAGGGCGACGGCGAACCCCCCGTCGACCAGCCCACCGCCGTCTTCAAAGCCGTGCGGCCCCCGGTCGATCAGCCGACCACCATGCTCAAGCTCGGCGGAGCCACCAAAGACGCCAAGGACTCCAAGGACACCAAGGACGCGCCCGAGAAGGAGGCCGAGCGGACCAGCAAGTTCGTCGCGCTCAAGCCGCTCGACGACCCGTCGGTCCGCAAGCCGGCGCCCGCCCCCGCCGACGCCACCGCCCCCGTGCCCACCGTCGGCCCCGAGCGGACCACCCAGCAGCCCCTGCCGCCGCGGCCGCCCCTGGACCTGCTGGCCGAGCTGACGAACACCCCGCCGCCGCCGGACACCCCGCTGCGGACGGCCGTGCGGCGGGTGAAGATCTGGACGCCGCTGGTGCTGCTGCTGGTGGTCGTCTTCGGGGTCGTGCAGAGCGTGCGCCCGCTGCCGGCGCCCACCCTGGAACTCACCGCCGAGGACAGCTACACCTTCGAGGGCGGCAAGGTCGACATCCCCTGGCCGGCCAAGGGCCAGGCCGCGCTGGACGTGCAGGGCATCGGTACGTTCGGGTCGTCCGGCGAGCAGAAGTCCGTGCCGATCGCGAGCGTCGCCAAGGTCATGACCGCCTATGTGATCCTCCGCGACCACCCGCTCAAGAGCGGTGAGGACGGGCCGAAGATCGAGATCGACCAGGCCGCCGAGGACCAGTCCGACGCCGGCCAGGAGTCCACCGTCGACGTCACCAAGGGCGACAAGATCAGCGAGCGGGAGGCTCTGGAGAGCATCCTGATCGCTTCCGCGAACAACGTGGCGCGGCTGCTCGCCCGCTGGGACGCGGGTTCCGAGAAGGCGTTCGTGGGCAAGATGAACGATGCCGCCAAGGACCTCGGCATGAAGAACACGACGTACACCGACCCGTCGGGCCTGAACAACACCACCGTGTCCACGGCCGTGGACCAGGTGAAGCTCGCCAAGGCGGCCATGGAGCAGCCCGCCTTCCGCGAGGTCGCGACGATGATGTCGTACGTCGACTACAAGGGCACCAAGCACGACAACTGGAACCGCCTGGTCGGCTACAACGACGTCACCGGCATCAAGACCGGCACCACCACCTCGGCGCTCGGCAACCTCGTCTTCTCGGCGAGGAAGGACGTCAACGGCGAGGTCCGCCGGATCGTCGGCGCCGTCGTGCGCCAGCCCGCCGGGGGCCCGGACAACACCATCCTGGGCGCCGCGCTGCACGAGGGCGACAAGCTGATCAAGGCCGCGCAGGGCGCGCTGGAGTCGGCGACGATCCTGAAGAAGGGCACGGTCGTCGGGTACGCGGACGACGGTCTCGGCGGCCGTACGCCGGTCGCCGTCACCGAGGACGTCACGGCGGTCGGCTGGGCGGGCCTGTCCGTCAAGCTGACGTTCGCCGCGGACGAGCTGCCGCACACGGCCAAGGCCGGCAAGAAGGTGGGCACGCTCACCGTCGGTGACGGCAGCACCAACGCGGTCAAGGTCCCGGTCGCCCTCCAGAAGGACCTCGTGGAGCCGGGCTTCGCGGACAAGCTCACGCGCATCGGCTGA
- a CDS encoding MFS transporter — protein sequence MATAEPTRADDAEPGPVAGPRIRLPATGESGGRNAREGDSRDSRESAGSPDSPDSAGSPDSLESRLPTALLTLRERMLRHPVLSITGLAGVLHVVWFFTFANSGGDLAAQDAWAEFVGRHPDSAYNLAWYGGMHPVSYSVVSPYLMSVLGVRTTMMIAGTVSAGLLTLLLLRSRSVRNPLWASLAGVFGLFCNAVSGRVTFGLGMMFALGAVAVVFCWPYRWRYKRWAKALSAAPLAALATMASPVAGLFVGLVAVALFLQKRRPGAWALGLAPSAVVGVSAWLFPFSGTQPMMIGSVLLPLAFSVLVFVLVPEDWKTVRLTAAVYGLSVVLVWLVSSQIGSNITRLAMLFAGVALVTALPFTVPRSRKWYASVVALVGFAGWIGFKTVDDIVHTAPAASWSRELAPLVNELQEVGAEKGRVEVVPARSHREASALAPYVNLARGWNRQADMERNPLFYDDTLNSANYHEWLKRWAVHYVVLPKDEPDGDGGQRERALVQRGLPYLTQVWGDANWQLFEVTDPTPLAAPNAVVDRAEQGEMILQVKKAGRVLVRIPYSPWLSIVDAEGKSLKPPQETAASKDRPEGEPKTYVNVNGCLAETEEDENGDRWTVLVAPKPGTYHLAAPYQLPRGTPCPEELR from the coding sequence GTGGCCACTGCGGAGCCGACACGCGCCGACGACGCCGAACCGGGCCCGGTAGCCGGCCCGCGAATACGCCTGCCCGCAACCGGGGAAAGCGGCGGCCGCAACGCCCGTGAGGGCGACTCCCGTGACTCCCGTGAGTCCGCCGGCTCCCCCGATTCCCCTGACTCCGCCGGCTCCCCCGACTCCCTTGAGTCGCGGCTGCCGACGGCCCTCCTGACGCTGCGTGAGCGCATGCTGCGCCACCCCGTCCTGTCCATCACGGGCCTGGCCGGAGTGCTCCACGTCGTCTGGTTCTTCACGTTCGCGAACAGCGGCGGCGATCTGGCCGCGCAGGACGCCTGGGCCGAGTTCGTCGGCCGGCACCCGGACTCGGCGTACAACCTCGCCTGGTACGGCGGGATGCACCCGGTGTCGTACAGCGTGGTGTCGCCGTACCTGATGTCGGTGCTCGGCGTGCGGACCACGATGATGATCGCGGGGACGGTCTCGGCGGGGCTGCTGACCCTGCTCCTCCTGCGCAGCCGGTCCGTCCGCAACCCCCTGTGGGCGTCGCTCGCGGGCGTGTTCGGGCTGTTCTGCAACGCGGTGTCCGGGCGGGTGACGTTCGGCCTGGGCATGATGTTCGCGCTCGGCGCGGTCGCCGTCGTGTTCTGCTGGCCGTACCGGTGGCGGTACAAGCGCTGGGCGAAGGCCCTGTCCGCGGCGCCGCTGGCCGCGCTGGCCACCATGGCGTCGCCGGTCGCGGGTCTGTTCGTGGGCCTGGTCGCGGTGGCGCTGTTCCTCCAGAAGCGGCGGCCGGGCGCGTGGGCGCTGGGGCTGGCGCCGAGTGCGGTGGTGGGGGTGTCGGCGTGGCTGTTCCCGTTCTCGGGGACGCAGCCGATGATGATCGGCTCGGTGCTGCTGCCGCTCGCGTTCTCGGTCCTCGTCTTCGTCCTGGTGCCGGAGGACTGGAAGACGGTCCGGCTGACGGCCGCGGTGTACGGGCTGAGCGTCGTGCTCGTGTGGCTGGTCAGCTCCCAGATCGGTTCGAACATCACGCGGCTGGCGATGCTGTTCGCCGGGGTGGCGCTGGTCACCGCACTGCCGTTCACGGTGCCGCGGAGCCGCAAGTGGTACGCGTCCGTCGTCGCGCTCGTCGGTTTCGCCGGGTGGATCGGCTTCAAGACGGTCGACGACATCGTGCACACGGCCCCGGCGGCGTCCTGGTCGCGCGAGCTGGCGCCGCTGGTGAACGAGTTGCAGGAGGTCGGCGCCGAGAAGGGCCGCGTGGAGGTCGTCCCCGCCCGCTCCCACCGCGAGGCCTCCGCCCTCGCCCCGTACGTCAACCTGGCCCGCGGCTGGAACCGGCAGGCCGACATGGAGCGCAACCCCCTCTTCTACGACGACACGCTCAACTCGGCGAACTACCACGAGTGGCTGAAGCGCTGGGCGGTGCACTACGTGGTGCTGCCGAAGGACGAGCCGGACGGCGACGGGGGGCAGCGGGAGCGGGCGCTGGTGCAGCGCGGTCTGCCGTATCTGACCCAGGTGTGGGGCGACGCCAACTGGCAGCTGTTCGAGGTCACCGACCCCACCCCGCTGGCCGCGCCGAACGCGGTCGTCGACCGGGCCGAGCAGGGCGAGATGATCCTCCAGGTGAAGAAGGCGGGCCGGGTCCTGGTCCGGATTCCGTACTCGCCGTGGCTGAGCATCGTCGACGCCGAGGGCAAGAGCCTGAAGCCGCCGCAGGAGACGGCGGCGTCCAAGGACCGTCCCGAGGGCGAGCCCAAGACGTACGTCAACGTCAACGGCTGCCTGGCGGAGACGGAGGAGGACGAGAACGGCGACAGGTGGACGGTGCTGGTCGCGCCGAAGCCGGGCACCTATCACCTGGCGGCGCCCTACCAGCTGCCCCGGGGCACACCCTGCCCGGAGGAGCTGCGCTGA